One genomic segment of Bacteroides caccae includes these proteins:
- a CDS encoding UpxY family transcription antiterminator produces the protein MIISKNDDRNVLPTDVIGRSVAHSKRWLVAIVRIHHEKKTSERLTKMGVENFLPIQQEVHNWSDRRKVVDRVILPMMIFVHVDPQEQKEVLTLSAISRYMVLRGESTPAVIPDQQMLRFKFMLDYSDETICMSTSPLAPGEKIRVIKGPLAGLEGELVDMNGKSKVAVRLTMLGCACVDIPAGCVEPV, from the coding sequence ATGATCATTAGCAAAAATGACGATCGAAATGTTCTGCCAACAGATGTGATTGGCAGAAGCGTAGCGCACTCTAAACGCTGGTTAGTCGCCATTGTGCGTATCCATCATGAGAAAAAGACAAGTGAGCGCCTCACTAAAATGGGCGTTGAAAATTTCCTTCCTATCCAACAAGAAGTTCATAATTGGAGTGACCGTCGCAAGGTTGTCGACAGAGTCATCCTTCCAATGATGATCTTCGTCCACGTTGATCCACAAGAACAAAAAGAAGTTCTGACCTTATCCGCTATCAGCCGCTACATGGTACTACGTGGGGAGAGTACTCCGGCTGTAATTCCCGACCAACAAATGTTACGATTCAAATTTATGCTCGACTATTCGGACGAAACGATTTGTATGAGCACATCGCCATTAGCGCCGGGAGAAAAAATACGTGTAATAAAGGGGCCATTGGCAGGACTGGAAGGGGAACTGGTAGATATGAATGGGAAATCAAAAGTCGCCGTCCGACTGACAATGTTGGGATGTGCGTGTGTAGATATACCGGCAGGATGTGTGGAGCCGGTTTAG
- a CDS encoding undecaprenyl-phosphate glucose phosphotransferase, producing MVSTTSQINKVVEFIAVLGDLIILNLCLFFLLFFWEEAFVSLPFSCRVSWMTTSLSLCYLACSASRGRAWNSRAIRADQLVVRVLKNIIIFSVFWACIMAFSGISIISPLFFIIYFFILFVVLSVYRIIIRRLLIDYCAKGKHKSYAVFIGGGDNMHTLYEEMESSLAAIYEVVGYFDVTPNETFSSKCRYLGNPDNFADFMSGKTSVKHVFCSLAMDEGHYNVPIINYCENHLLYFHGVPNVCKGFPQRIWHSMIGNMPILNLRYEPLSKVENRFLKRLFDIMLSGIFLVTVFPVIYLIVGTIIKLTSPGPIFFKQMRTGLNGREFKCYKFRSMRVNDEADKKQATADDPRKTKFGNFLRRSNIDELPQFINVFKGEMSIVGPRPHMLAHTETYARLIDKYMVRHFIKPGVTGWAQTHGFRGETKELSQMEGRVQADIWYMEHWTLLLDLYIIYKTIANVIVGEKNAY from the coding sequence ATGGTATCAACAACCAGTCAAATAAATAAAGTCGTAGAGTTTATTGCAGTATTGGGAGATTTGATTATTCTGAACTTGTGTTTGTTCTTTCTCCTTTTCTTTTGGGAAGAAGCATTTGTGTCTTTACCTTTTTCCTGCAGAGTTTCATGGATGACGACTTCGTTAAGTCTCTGTTATTTGGCATGCTCGGCGTCCCGGGGTAGAGCATGGAATAGCCGGGCGATTCGTGCTGATCAGCTTGTGGTACGTGTGCTGAAGAATATTATCATCTTTTCGGTTTTTTGGGCGTGTATCATGGCTTTTAGTGGAATCTCCATAATCTCTCCTCTATTTTTTATTATCTATTTTTTTATCCTTTTTGTTGTATTAAGCGTTTACCGCATTATTATCCGTCGTTTGCTGATTGATTATTGTGCTAAAGGTAAACATAAAAGTTACGCTGTTTTTATAGGTGGAGGAGATAATATGCATACATTATATGAGGAAATGGAAAGTTCTTTGGCCGCCATTTATGAAGTTGTTGGTTATTTTGATGTTACTCCGAATGAGACTTTCTCCTCTAAATGCCGTTATCTTGGTAATCCGGACAATTTTGCTGATTTTATGTCCGGAAAAACATCCGTAAAACATGTATTCTGTTCTTTGGCAATGGATGAGGGACATTATAATGTTCCTATTATAAACTATTGCGAGAACCATTTGCTTTATTTTCATGGTGTTCCTAATGTTTGTAAGGGATTTCCCCAACGTATCTGGCATAGTATGATTGGTAATATGCCAATTTTGAATTTGAGATATGAACCTTTAAGTAAAGTGGAAAATCGTTTCTTGAAACGGCTATTTGATATTATGTTATCCGGTATTTTTTTGGTTACAGTTTTCCCTGTTATTTATCTAATTGTGGGAACTATTATAAAATTGACTTCTCCCGGTCCAATATTCTTCAAACAAATGAGGACAGGATTGAATGGCAGAGAATTCAAATGTTATAAGTTTCGTTCTATGAGAGTGAATGATGAAGCAGACAAAAAGCAGGCAACAGCCGATGATCCCCGAAAGACTAAATTTGGAAATTTCCTTCGACGTTCTAACATAGATGAACTTCCTCAATTTATTAATGTCTTTAAAGGTGAAATGTCTATAGTTGGACCTCGCCCTCATATGTTGGCTCATACAGAGACTTATGCGAGATTGATTGATAAATATATGGTGCGTCATTTTATCAAACCTGGTGTAACAGGTTGGGCACAAACCCATGGCTTTCGTGGTGAAACGAAAGAACTGTCTCAAATGGAAGGTCGTGTTCAGGCTGATATTTGGTATATGGAGCATTGGACACTATTACTTGATTTATATATTATTTATAAAACCATAGCAAATGTGATTGTCGGGGAAAAGAATGCGTATTAA
- a CDS encoding DUF4906 domain-containing protein, giving the protein MRKKDIIFCIILLMLQFIPTACRDDYFMNEEIGEGNATLSVTLCFDQEDAALGTTRAEGGDEGNAIQNINSLCMLFYDTTGKLVHNYIVKGEGLVIDPDVSGWSYNLEDNRIDEDKDEQGNQFEDSKTGTAMFKLRPIKRGKYYIYAVANMGDLTQYKDKITTREGLKAISLQWDPDDISQNSEMFGVFSLTPDRNAPDDLVTINSPGVQLHSWLRRAASKVTVAFDGSGLYANVQIYIENVILKDIPKTCSLGNPNTPGLVSEDVPDPDSYKDPDWKPEMHARSERYTASNGLYSEGKSIKIQKLPADLSVLTPENYIHICNDLHRYMGKGEEGDEQDIITNTHAHKAQSLFFYENMQGKGKSKKQSQNGVDIDYPDPDEQKEGSGWKDEKPYGTYVEVTGYYRCTAANEHVGAGPIKFRFMLGQDVTTDYNATRNTHYKLTLKFKGYGNDADWHIEYEEPSDIYVSTPQYISYLYNKSMNVTLKVVGEIKPNSTLDAKILGKDEDTGFTGWRPWGNGTSAFPTVPNDFYYSGWIYNDGPWNSFLSLRKTSLVKIVVPGYEDKPSWQTPINTKYNETYYNEKNKGNRSYKISNIGADDLADGEYSVKSNGNEHIFTIPLYTRAKELVTKTGFTGNNPYSAYPRKERIKFTIQVKDDVTGTYVPKTAYLDMIQVRRIENPKGVWRSAGNSDNFHVTLMRLPYDDAEDFKPFNSEGAWSATIVEGGDDFITLRSTVEGSGSDNAQQTGVKSIEGAGEHPIDFWIDFKGTIAENSTPRCAIVRVRYHNYTCEHDIYVRQGYAPITIDGNAESDKNPAWASYNVYCFDANNAPVYTKSPLEEGSLFRRGNRTAILASNNDRPGFTFGLGPSGSFDVLELGATTPSQKTWSQLAPSADDVKSRFASWSIAGDHERIATIEDFYTLESTSIHSNIGKAYGVLYGDGATETQKSVEVALGYDHNEDPTNSKKGMRGCFVFNINNSHNIFFPIGKSGYGRRKGMTSNGEKVGALRYAQRTDYYNNDGTGNIQYVPLFYDLFERPGAIYQCRNRLSSTGSDVKKSSAFDINYFTMGFEGFENGASNNSDGSDSDACFIRTVKY; this is encoded by the coding sequence ATGAGAAAGAAAGATATTATATTTTGTATTATTTTGCTTATGTTGCAGTTCATACCGACAGCTTGCCGGGATGATTACTTTATGAATGAAGAGATAGGCGAAGGCAATGCCACCCTTTCGGTAACCCTGTGTTTCGATCAGGAGGATGCAGCACTGGGGACTACCCGTGCCGAAGGAGGTGATGAAGGCAATGCCATTCAGAATATAAATTCACTCTGCATGTTGTTTTATGATACGACAGGAAAATTAGTTCATAATTATATAGTTAAAGGTGAGGGCCTTGTCATTGATCCCGATGTAAGTGGTTGGAGTTATAATCTGGAAGATAACCGGATAGATGAAGACAAAGACGAACAGGGTAACCAGTTCGAGGATAGTAAAACCGGTACGGCAATGTTCAAGCTCCGTCCGATAAAGCGGGGTAAGTATTATATCTATGCTGTTGCCAATATGGGAGATCTAACGCAGTATAAGGATAAAATTACTACCCGTGAAGGATTGAAAGCAATCTCCCTTCAGTGGGATCCTGATGATATTTCCCAAAATAGCGAGATGTTCGGTGTGTTCAGTCTCACTCCCGACCGTAATGCTCCGGATGATCTTGTTACCATTAATTCCCCGGGCGTACAACTTCATAGTTGGTTGCGTCGCGCCGCGTCCAAGGTGACTGTGGCATTTGACGGTTCCGGGCTTTATGCCAATGTGCAGATTTATATCGAAAACGTTATTCTGAAAGATATTCCCAAAACCTGTTCGTTGGGTAATCCGAATACTCCGGGATTAGTTTCAGAAGATGTTCCTGATCCGGATTCTTATAAGGATCCCGATTGGAAACCTGAGATGCATGCTCGTTCGGAACGCTATACTGCATCCAATGGTTTATATTCGGAAGGAAAGTCGATCAAAATCCAGAAATTGCCTGCAGATCTTTCCGTTCTTACGCCCGAAAACTATATACATATCTGCAATGATTTGCATCGCTATATGGGTAAGGGAGAAGAAGGAGATGAACAAGATATTATAACGAACACCCATGCCCATAAGGCACAATCGCTTTTCTTCTACGAGAATATGCAAGGAAAAGGTAAGTCTAAGAAGCAGTCGCAGAATGGCGTAGATATCGACTATCCCGACCCTGATGAGCAAAAAGAAGGCTCCGGTTGGAAAGACGAGAAACCTTATGGTACCTATGTTGAGGTGACAGGATACTACCGTTGCACGGCGGCAAACGAACATGTGGGAGCGGGACCTATCAAGTTCCGTTTTATGTTGGGGCAAGACGTTACTACCGACTATAATGCAACGCGTAATACCCATTATAAGTTGACTCTTAAATTCAAAGGTTACGGAAACGATGCCGACTGGCATATCGAGTATGAAGAACCGTCCGATATCTATGTGAGCACCCCTCAATATATTTCTTACCTTTATAATAAATCAATGAATGTGACCCTGAAAGTAGTGGGTGAAATAAAGCCCAATTCTACTTTGGATGCAAAAATCCTAGGCAAGGATGAAGATACCGGGTTTACAGGTTGGAGACCATGGGGAAATGGAACAAGTGCATTTCCGACAGTTCCTAATGACTTTTATTATTCAGGTTGGATTTATAACGACGGTCCATGGAACAGCTTTTTGTCATTGAGAAAGACCTCCCTTGTGAAGATTGTAGTTCCCGGATACGAAGACAAGCCCTCATGGCAAACCCCTATCAATACGAAATACAACGAGACCTATTATAATGAAAAAAATAAAGGAAACAGAAGTTATAAGATTAGCAATATTGGCGCCGATGATTTGGCTGACGGTGAATATTCGGTAAAAAGTAATGGAAATGAACATATTTTTACTATTCCGTTATATACCCGTGCCAAAGAGCTTGTGACAAAAACAGGCTTTACAGGAAATAATCCATATTCGGCCTATCCCCGAAAAGAGAGAATCAAGTTTACCATACAGGTGAAAGACGATGTCACAGGTACCTATGTTCCCAAGACAGCTTATTTGGATATGATACAAGTACGTCGTATTGAGAATCCGAAAGGCGTATGGCGCAGTGCGGGTAATAGTGATAATTTTCATGTGACGCTTATGCGTCTGCCTTATGACGATGCCGAAGATTTTAAGCCGTTCAATTCCGAAGGAGCATGGAGTGCTACTATTGTTGAGGGAGGAGACGATTTCATTACGTTGCGTTCTACTGTAGAAGGAAGTGGAAGTGACAATGCGCAACAGACAGGTGTGAAAAGTATAGAAGGAGCAGGTGAGCATCCGATAGATTTCTGGATTGATTTTAAGGGTACAATTGCAGAAAACTCTACTCCTCGTTGCGCTATCGTACGTGTGCGCTATCACAATTACACTTGCGAACATGATATTTATGTACGTCAAGGTTATGCTCCTATCACTATTGACGGGAATGCGGAAAGTGATAAAAACCCGGCATGGGCATCATATAATGTTTATTGTTTTGATGCAAATAATGCTCCGGTTTATACAAAGTCACCTTTGGAAGAAGGATCATTGTTCCGTCGTGGAAACCGTACAGCTATTCTCGCTTCCAATAATGACAGACCCGGGTTTACTTTTGGTTTAGGGCCGTCAGGTAGTTTCGATGTTCTTGAACTGGGAGCGACTACACCCTCTCAAAAGACCTGGTCGCAACTGGCACCTTCAGCAGATGATGTAAAGAGTCGTTTTGCAAGTTGGTCCATTGCGGGAGATCATGAACGTATTGCTACAATCGAAGATTTTTATACCTTGGAATCTACTTCGATTCATAGTAACATTGGTAAAGCTTACGGTGTTCTTTATGGAGACGGTGCAACCGAGACACAGAAGTCAGTGGAAGTAGCATTGGGATATGATCATAATGAAGACCCGACCAATTCGAAGAAAGGTATGCGCGGATGTTTCGTCTTCAATATAAATAATAGCCATAATATATTTTTCCCTATTGGTAAATCCGGTTATGGACGTCGTAAAGGGATGACAAGTAACGGAGAAAAAGTAGGTGCACTGCGTTATGCCCAACGTACCGATTACTATAATAACGACGGTACCGGGAATATTCAGTATGTTCCGCTGTTCTATGACCTGTTTGAACGTCCGGGAGCCATATATCAATGTCGGAACCGTCTGAGTAGTACCGGTAGTGATGTGAAAAAATCGAGTGCGTTTGATATAAACTATTTCACTATGGGTTTCGAAGGGTTTGAGAATGGTGCATCAAATAATAGTGATGGCAGTGACAGTGATGCATGCTTCATACGGACGGTGAAGTATTAG
- a CDS encoding FimB/Mfa2 family fimbrial subunit, translating to MDKPSYIRNFGMKAWVILVELLLLVSCDNAIYDDEGDCSVTYHLKFRYDMNMKFADAFTHEVKSVRLYAFNSNGELVWQADEQGEILASGDYTMKLELAPGDYHLMAWCGLDNGESFTVTDASHNCRMTDLHCKLNRYLDKATGVSYSNKDLHPLFHGSLDVSLPANDDGGDYTYVMPLTKDTNVFRVVLQHLSGQDINVDDFTFSIEDRNGWIAHDNTLKEDEPIVYRAWSTYSGEAGVDIATGKESRVTTIVKVAVAELTVSRLVLRDWSLYSRPMLIIRTTEGKLVASIPIIDYALLVKGNYNRKMSDQEYLDRQDEYNMTFFLDEQNQWINSVILINSWRVVLSNVDVD from the coding sequence ATGGACAAACCGTCTTATATCAGAAATTTTGGGATGAAAGCATGGGTAATCCTTGTAGAATTACTTTTGTTGGTGTCGTGTGACAATGCTATTTATGACGATGAAGGCGATTGTTCAGTGACCTATCATCTGAAATTTCGTTATGACATGAACATGAAGTTTGCCGACGCTTTCACCCATGAGGTGAAGTCGGTCAGACTTTATGCCTTTAACTCTAATGGCGAGTTGGTGTGGCAAGCTGACGAACAGGGTGAAATCCTTGCATCCGGTGATTACACCATGAAACTGGAGCTTGCTCCCGGTGATTATCACCTTATGGCATGGTGTGGTCTTGATAATGGTGAGTCATTTACAGTGACCGATGCCTCGCACAATTGCCGGATGACAGACTTGCACTGTAAATTGAACCGTTATCTAGACAAAGCGACTGGTGTTTCCTATTCCAATAAGGACCTGCATCCTTTGTTTCATGGTTCTCTTGACGTAAGTTTGCCTGCCAATGACGACGGAGGTGATTATACATACGTCATGCCACTGACGAAAGATACGAATGTGTTCCGTGTAGTGCTTCAGCACCTTTCGGGACAAGATATAAATGTTGACGACTTTACTTTTTCTATTGAAGACCGTAATGGTTGGATAGCGCATGACAATACACTGAAAGAAGACGAGCCGATCGTTTATCGTGCGTGGTCTACTTATTCGGGTGAAGCTGGTGTGGACATTGCGACAGGAAAAGAAAGTCGTGTAACAACAATTGTCAAAGTTGCCGTGGCGGAACTTACGGTAAGCAGACTTGTCTTGCGGGACTGGAGTCTGTATTCGCGTCCGATGTTGATTATTCGTACCACTGAAGGGAAACTGGTAGCTTCTATTCCTATTATCGATTATGCCCTTCTGGTGAAAGGTAATTACAATAGAAAAATGAGCGACCAGGAATACCTCGACCGACAGGATGAATACAATATGACATTCTTCCTCGACGAGCAAAATCAGTGGATAAATAGCGTGATACTAATCAACTCATGGAGGGTGGTACTCTCTAACGTAGATGTAGATTGA
- a CDS encoding GumC domain-containing protein codes for MIEQTSEKDIKQKQNNHNDEEIEIDLIGILRKIIGIRKTIYKAAGIGLVVGIIVAISIPKQYTVGVTLSPEMGGSKGGGLSGLAASFLGSGVSMNEGTDALNASLSADIVSSTPFLLELSNMKVPVSGDEEISLSSYLDEESSPWWGYVIGFPGMIISGVKSLFAEEDSELIISKKANQGAIELSGKELQKIESLKKKIIASVDKKTSMTTVSVTFQNPKVAAVVADSVVRKLQEYIIDYRTTKAKEDCLYLERLFKERQQEYYDAQKKYADYMDSHDNIILQSVRTEQERLQNDMSLAYQVYTQVANQLQVARAKVQEEKPVFAVVEPAVIPLYPSGTSRKIYVLAFIFLSVCIVIFWKLFGEDILNKFKEIRA; via the coding sequence ATGATAGAACAGACATCAGAAAAAGACATAAAGCAGAAACAGAATAATCATAATGATGAAGAAATCGAAATCGATTTAATAGGTATTCTTCGTAAGATTATAGGCATTCGTAAGACAATTTACAAAGCTGCCGGCATCGGTTTGGTAGTTGGTATTATTGTCGCAATAAGTATTCCCAAACAATATACGGTTGGAGTTACTCTTTCTCCTGAAATGGGAGGTTCTAAAGGCGGCGGTTTATCCGGTTTAGCCGCTTCTTTTTTGGGAAGTGGAGTTTCTATGAATGAAGGTACTGATGCCTTGAATGCTTCTTTGTCTGCTGATATTGTGTCTTCTACTCCTTTTTTGTTGGAACTTTCTAATATGAAGGTTCCCGTATCAGGGGATGAGGAAATATCTTTAAGTTCATATTTGGATGAAGAATCTTCTCCTTGGTGGGGGTATGTGATCGGTTTTCCAGGTATGATAATAAGTGGGGTGAAGTCATTATTTGCTGAAGAAGATTCTGAATTAATAATTTCAAAAAAGGCAAATCAGGGTGCAATCGAATTATCTGGAAAGGAATTACAAAAGATTGAATCACTCAAGAAAAAGATTATAGCTTCCGTAGATAAGAAAACCTCAATGACTACAGTTTCCGTGACTTTCCAAAATCCGAAAGTTGCCGCAGTAGTTGCAGATTCTGTCGTAAGGAAATTGCAGGAATATATCATAGATTATCGTACTACCAAAGCAAAAGAAGATTGTCTTTATTTGGAGAGATTGTTTAAAGAGCGTCAGCAGGAGTATTACGACGCCCAGAAGAAATATGCCGATTATATGGACTCTCATGATAATATTATTTTGCAGAGTGTTCGTACTGAACAGGAACGCTTGCAGAATGACATGAGCCTTGCCTACCAAGTGTATACTCAGGTGGCCAACCAGCTTCAGGTAGCCAGAGCCAAAGTCCAGGAAGAAAAACCAGTCTTTGCAGTTGTAGAGCCTGCGGTTATCCCATTATATCCTTCGGGAACCAGTAGAAAAATATATGTTTTAGCTTTTATCTTCCTATCAGTTTGTATTGTTATCTTTTGGAAGTTATTTGGAGAAGATATTCTGAATAAGTTCAAAGAAATCCGTGCCTAA
- a CDS encoding polysaccharide biosynthesis/export family protein — MKMQKLMGALILILMLGATPVTAQNMSDSQVLEYVKEGIRQGKEQKQLASELARKGVTKEQALRVKQLYEQQNNVNASNATGTDINESRLREEMKENTSDMLEDHPSTQDLARGNQVFGRNIFNTRNLTFEPSVNIATPLNYRLGPGDEVIIDIWGASQNTIRQQISPDGTINIQKIGPVNLNGLTIAEANDYLKKTLNKIYNGLNNTNDPTSDIRLTLGSIRTIQINVMGEVVQPGTYSLSSFATVFHALYRAGGVSDIGSLRNVQLVRNGRNIATIDVYQFIMKGNIQDDIRLQEGDVVIVPAYEVLVKIDGKVKRPMRFEMKKDENLSTLISYAGGFEADAYTRSLRVVRQNGQEYEVNTVKDMDYSVYKMRNGDVVTAEAILNRFINKLEIRGAVYRPGIYELNGRLNTVRELVNESQGLTGDAFLNRAVLYRQREDLTSEVIPLDIKSIMEGTSPNLPLMKNDILYIPSIHDLEDRGNVVIHGEVAQPDSYPYADNMTLEDLIIQAGGLREAASVVRVDVSRRIKNPYSTVDNDTIGQMYTFALKDGFVVDGRPGFVLQPYDEVYVRRSPGYQPQQNVSVEGEILFGGSYAMTSREERLSDLINKAGGATNYAYLRGAKLTRVANASEKKRMGDVIRLMSRQLGEAMLDSLGVRVEDTFTVGIDLEKALANPGSTADIVLREGDVVSIPKNNNTVTINGAVMVPNTVSYMKGKDVDYYLNQAGGYSENAKKSKKFIVYMNGQVTKVKGSGKKQIEPGCEIIIPSKAKRRTNMGDILGYATSFSSLGLMIASIANLIKK, encoded by the coding sequence ATGAAAATGCAAAAACTAATGGGTGCGCTCATCCTCATATTGATGTTGGGCGCTACACCTGTGACTGCTCAAAATATGAGCGACTCTCAAGTATTGGAATATGTCAAAGAGGGGATTAGACAAGGGAAAGAGCAAAAGCAGCTGGCCTCCGAGTTAGCCCGCAAGGGTGTAACCAAGGAGCAGGCCCTGCGTGTGAAGCAGCTCTATGAGCAGCAGAACAACGTGAACGCTTCCAACGCCACAGGTACGGATATCAACGAATCCCGCCTTCGTGAAGAGATGAAGGAGAACACCTCGGATATGTTGGAGGACCACCCTAGTACCCAAGATCTCGCACGCGGTAATCAGGTCTTCGGACGTAACATCTTCAACACCCGTAATCTGACCTTCGAACCCAGTGTCAATATCGCCACCCCCTTGAATTACCGCCTTGGCCCCGGTGACGAAGTGATAATCGATATCTGGGGGGCGAGCCAGAATACTATCCGCCAGCAGATCTCTCCCGACGGCACTATCAATATCCAGAAGATAGGCCCCGTCAACCTGAACGGACTTACGATCGCTGAAGCGAACGACTATCTCAAGAAGACATTAAACAAGATCTATAACGGTCTTAATAATACAAACGACCCGACCTCTGACATCCGTCTGACACTCGGCAGCATCCGTACTATCCAGATCAATGTCATGGGTGAAGTGGTCCAGCCGGGCACCTACTCCCTTTCCTCCTTTGCCACTGTCTTTCACGCGCTTTACCGTGCGGGAGGTGTGAGTGACATCGGCAGCCTGCGCAATGTCCAACTGGTCCGTAACGGCAGGAACATCGCTACAATCGACGTCTACCAGTTTATCATGAAAGGTAACATTCAGGACGATATCCGTCTTCAGGAAGGCGACGTTGTGATAGTTCCCGCTTATGAGGTACTGGTCAAGATCGACGGCAAGGTGAAACGTCCGATGCGTTTTGAGATGAAGAAGGACGAGAACCTTTCCACGCTTATCAGCTATGCCGGCGGCTTTGAAGCCGACGCCTACACCCGTTCTTTGCGTGTGGTCCGCCAGAACGGTCAGGAATATGAAGTCAACACGGTCAAGGACATGGATTACAGTGTCTATAAGATGCGCAACGGCGATGTTGTGACGGCCGAAGCTATCCTTAACCGCTTCATCAACAAGCTTGAAATCCGCGGTGCGGTCTACCGTCCCGGTATCTACGAACTGAACGGCAGGCTGAATACCGTCCGCGAACTGGTCAACGAATCCCAGGGCCTTACCGGTGATGCGTTCCTGAACCGTGCCGTCCTTTACCGTCAGCGTGAGGACCTGACTTCCGAAGTAATCCCTCTGGATATCAAGTCTATCATGGAGGGTACTTCCCCCAATCTCCCCCTGATGAAGAATGACATTCTTTATATTCCCAGCATTCATGACCTGGAGGACAGGGGTAATGTGGTCATCCACGGTGAAGTGGCTCAGCCTGACTCGTATCCTTATGCGGATAACATGACCCTTGAGGACCTGATCATCCAGGCAGGCGGCCTGCGTGAAGCCGCTTCCGTAGTCCGTGTTGATGTATCCCGCAGAATAAAGAACCCGTATAGTACAGTTGATAATGATACTATCGGTCAGATGTATACGTTTGCCTTAAAGGACGGTTTTGTAGTTGACGGTCGCCCCGGCTTTGTCCTTCAGCCCTACGATGAGGTTTATGTTCGTCGCAGTCCCGGTTATCAACCTCAACAGAATGTTTCAGTCGAAGGAGAAATACTTTTCGGCGGTTCCTATGCGATGACCAGCAGAGAGGAACGTCTTTCAGACTTGATCAACAAAGCCGGCGGAGCCACCAACTACGCTTATCTTCGTGGTGCGAAGCTTACCCGTGTAGCCAATGCGAGTGAGAAGAAACGTATGGGTGATGTAATCCGTTTGATGAGCCGTCAGTTGGGTGAGGCTATGCTTGATTCCCTGGGTGTCCGCGTGGAGGATACGTTTACGGTCGGTATCGATTTGGAGAAGGCGTTGGCCAATCCCGGAAGTACGGCAGATATTGTGTTGCGTGAGGGTGATGTAGTCTCTATTCCGAAGAATAATAATACGGTAACAATCAATGGTGCCGTCATGGTTCCGAATACTGTTTCTTATATGAAAGGCAAGGATGTAGACTATTATCTGAATCAGGCGGGAGGTTATTCTGAGAATGCGAAGAAGAGTAAGAAGTTCATTGTTTATATGAATGGTCAGGTGACTAAGGTGAAGGGTAGTGGCAAGAAACAGATTGAACCCGGTTGTGAGATAATTATTCCTAGTAAGGCTAAGAGACGGACTAATATGGGTGATATATTGGGCTATGCCACCTCTTTTAGTTCATTGGGGTTGATGATTGCTTCTATTGCCAACTTAATTAAGAAATAA